The genomic DNA GCCACACCGGAGACGGTGACCGGTTGGGTCTCGCTGATGGTGCCGCCGCCACCCGGGGAGCCGTTTCCACCTCCGGTCGAAAGGGCGGCAATTCCCGCGATGGCGAGAACCGCCACGATTGCGACGACGATGACCGTGCGTCGCGATCCGGTGGTGTCGGCGCGTTCTTGTTCAACGTTCTTACTCATGTTCCTGCCTCGTCGACGTGCGGGCCCACAGCAGGAGCAGTCCAACGAGTGTCAGCCCTGCAAGGGACATCATAGGGATCGAGATGAATCCCAGTTCCCAGACCCAACGGAGCGTGCATGGGGCGTCGGGGTTGCACACGCCTGTGTCGAGCGACGGGAAGTTCTGAAGGGTGTACTGGTAGGCGGCGATACCCCAACCGATCGCGACGACCGGCAACGTATAGGTGCTGATCCGCGTGTCCTTTCGGTGTGCGGCGATGGGCAGCACGACGACCAACGGGTACCAGACGATGCGCTGGTACCAGCAGAGATGGCATGGATTGAAGCCGATCACCTCCGAGTAGAAGAGGCTTCCTACGGTCGCACCGAGGGCAATGGCGGAAGCTATCCAGAGTGTCGAGCCTCCAAACAGATCGTCGAGCCGGTCGGAGGCGGACTGGAGCAGCGCCGAGCGCCGTCTTCCAAGGAGCAGCACCACCAGTCCGATGTCGACGACGATGATGAGCAGCGTGATGAGCCCGAAGAATCGGTTCACGAATGCAGGGTTCATGGGGTCGGAGATTAGTGGCGACGGGTCGGCCTACCGGCCGGCCAACTGCTCGAGAATCTTGTAGAGCGTTTCGGGAGGCATGTCGCCTTCGTTCCTGCCCACGACCTTGCCGTCTGCGCCGACGAAAACAACGAAGGGGAATCCGGAGAGACCGAACGCTCGTGCCGAGGAGCTGTTCGAGTTGTCCGCGATCGTGGGAACCGGCCAGTCGGCCAGCCACTTCGACGGCGGATAGTTCGGCTTGGCGGCGTTCACGCTCGTCGAGATGGAGAAGACTTCGACACCTTCCGGAATGCCGTTCGCCTTGATGTACGGGGTCAGCTCTTCCACCTCGGTCTGGCAGTGCGGGCACCAGTGGGCGAGCAGGATGATGGCTTTCGGTGTGCCGTCGTTCGTGATCGACAAGGGGGTCCCGTCGAAGGTCGCGCCGGTGATCTCGGGGGCCGGCATGCCGACGGCGGGATCGGCCGTTCCGCTCTGATACAAGGGCAGAGCCTGGCCGGTGATCTTGACCGACCTGGTCTGTTTGATGTTCGCGTCCCCGGAGCCGGATACGGTGGTGAGGAGAGCGACGAGTGCCACGACGGCAAGGACGGCGACGCCGATGAGAATGGGCGTCTTGCGTGAACGACGTTTCCGCGGGGGCGGCTTCTTGACGGCCTTCTTGCTCATGAGTTCCTCACAGGGAAGCGTGATACGTCGAGAGCATAGCCTTGTGGGAGACGCGCCTATTCGGCCAGGTAGGCGGCCAGCCGCCCACCCGCCCGGTCACGGAACGCCGCCATCGCATCGAGCCGTTCGAGCTCCTGAGCGACGGCCTTCTCGGCATGGTGAACGGTTCTCCGGTCGAAGAACGCATGGACCTCGTCCGCCCTATTGCTCAACGTCCAGAGTGTTCCCAGCGTGCGTTTGAGCAGCGACGGCGGGAAGGCTCGGACCTGTTCCTCCCAGTGGCGGGTGTAGAGATCCCATGCGACCCGACCCGCCGTGCGGTTTGCGAGCAACTGTTCCACGACGAACGGAGCGTCCTGAGTTCTGATCCGGCCATCGAGTGCCATCGCGAAGGTGCGCTCGGCGAGGTCCGTATCCGGGAACAACGGCAATGCGTGCAGGTAGCGGTTCTCGTCCTGAGGCGTTTGTGCATGTTCATATTCGGAGAGGAACGTCTCGTAGTCGGCAAGTCCGGCATCCGCAGTGACGGTGATGACCGCCCGGGTCACCTCAGGGTCGAGAGCATGATCGAGAACGGCCGGCAGTAGTTCGACGGCACGGGCCCGAACCCGGCTGTCGTGTCCATAGCGGCCGAGGGCCGAGATGAGCAGGCCGCGCAGGCGGCTGGTCTGACTGTCCTCATTCGGTCGAGGGTCCCAACCGAGGCGTTCGAGTGCCGGTGTGAGCAGATCGCGAACGTACCGCTCGAAGGCAGGGCTCGAATCGAACGTGTGATGGATCTGGTCGATGCTTCCGACGATCGCCGTCCACACTGCGTACTCGGTCTCGTTGCCGAAGCGGGTGAGGAGATCCAGATACGTGGCGATGTCGGTCTGGCCGGCGATGACACAGGCCCACGCGTCATCGACGAGGCCGTATCGGTCGAGTGCGGAGAGGCGGTCGAGGCGATCGAGGAGGCGTTCGAGGAGATCCGGCGAGTAGCGGCTCCGGTAGTAGCCGTGCCCGCCGGCGTTTGCGAGCACCCAGTCCACGGGGTGCTCGACGTCGATGCGAATCTCTGGTGTGTCGAACACCACGTCGGTCCGATGGACCACATCACCGGCTCCGTAGGCGAGGGTGAGGGGGATCTGCCACAGGTCGTCATCACCGGACGGCCGGTACCGGAAGCGATGCTGTCGCGCGACGATGCTCCCGTCGTCCAGGCCGATGTCCACCTGCGGGTAGCCGCCGGCAAAGATCCAGGACTTCATGACCGATCCGACCGGTTGGCCCGAGGCCTGTTCGAGAGCCGCCCACAGGTCGCTCGTCTCGGTGTTCGCGAACGCGTGAGTGTCCAGGTACGCCTTGATGCCCTTTCGGAAGACCTCTTCGCCGAGGAACTGCTGAAGCATGCGAACGAGTGAAGAGCCCTTCATGTAGGTGAGCACATCGAACATCTCGTCGGCCTCGTGCGGAGCGACGACGGGAAACTCGACGGGTCTGGTCGCCTGGAGGGCGTCGGTGATCATGGATCGGGAGCGCAACGGCGCGAACGAAAGCCAGGTCTTCCATTCGGGTTTCCACGCATCCTGGGCGATCATCTCCATGAACGTCGCGAATGCCTCGTTGAGCCAGACGCCGTTCCACCACTTCATGGTCACGTAGTCACCGAACCACATGTGGGCGAGTTCGTGGGCGATGACCTCCGAGACGCGCCGTATCTCGGCGTGGGATGCGGTCTCGAGGTCGACGAGGAGGGTGCTTTCCCGGAACGTGACGGCACCGAGGTTCTCCATCGCTCCGAATGCGAAGTCGGGGATCGCGATGAGGTCCATCTTGTGTCCCTGGTATGGGATGTCGTAGTAGTCGGCCAGCCACTGCAGGTAGTGGGCACCGGCTTCGACTGCGAACTCGGCGAGCTGCTCCTGCCCGGCCTGATGGATCACTCGCAGGGGAACGCCACCGGCGTCGACCGGTTCGGTTGCGGTGAACGGTCCGACGACGAAGGCCACCAGATAGGTCGACATTCTGGGTGTGTCGGAGAAGAGGACCCTGATCGTGCCGTCGTCGAGCTTTGTTCGACCGATCTCGGCTCCGTTGGATACGGCGAGGAGACCCTCGGGCACAACGAGAGTGATGCCGAACACGGCTTTGTATTCCGGTTCGTCCCAGCAGGGAAACGCGCGTCGGGCATCGGTCGCTTCGAACTGGGTTGTGGCGATGACGTGGTCGCGACCGTCTGCATCCGTGAACGTGCTCCGGTAGAAACCGTGGAGCTTGTCGTTGAGGATTCCAGAAAAGCGGAGAGACAGGGTGTGTTCTCCCGGCGGGATCTGCGCACCGTCGGACAGGCGGATCCGTTCCGTTTCGGACTCATAGGAGGTCGAGAGGCTGCGGTCGCCAAGCGTGGCTTCTTCGATCTCGATCTCGACGGCGTTGAGGATGATCTCATCGGTCGGCTCGTTGACCGTGACACGAATCGTCTCGGTTCCGGAGAACGTTGCCGCGTCGAGGTCCGGACGCAACGCGATGTCGTAGCGGCTTGGGAACGCGATCTTGGGAAGGCGGTAGGGATCCATGTGAGGCTCCTCGCTCGTGCCCGGCGATGGTAGCGACGGCTCACGGGCTGCCGGCCGGTAGGGTTCGGCGGACGGAAGGAGACCGATGGAAGCGATCTTGCGATGGGGCGTCGATGTCGTTCTGTGGCTCCAGCAGGCGAGCCCGTCGTTGGACGGACTCTTCAAGGCGCTGACGTTTCTTGGGAGCGAGGAGTTCTACCTGGTGCTGCTCCCGTTGGTCTATTGGAGTGTGGACCGCGTCATCGGGATGCGGCTGATCGTGCTCCTGCTGTTCTCCAACCTGGTCAACATGGCGGTGAAGCTGCTCGCAGCCCAGCCGAGGCCCTTTACCTACGACGCCCGGGTGAAGGCGATCACCCACGAGGCCTCATATGGCTTCCCTTCGGGGCATACGCAGAACACGGTCGCGGTGTGGGGATACCTCGGATCGAGAGTCCGGGCAGGGTGGTTCTGGGCTCTGGCAGGCCTGCTGATGGTGGGAGTGCCGCTTTCCCGCATCTACCTCGGTGTGCATTTTCCCACCGACGTGCTCGGAGGGTATGTCATCGGTGCCGTCGTCCTGTGGTTGTTCTTGCGCTTCTGGAAGCCGGTCGAGCGCTGGTTCTGTGATCTCGCGCTCGTGTGGCAACTGGCGATCACCGCGTTTGGTCCCCTGGCGCTGCTCGCTCTGCACGTCTCCGAATCGGTTATGACCGGCGTGGGCACGATGGTCGGTATGGGGGTCGGCTTCGTGTTGGAGCGGCACTGGGTTCGGTTCGAGACTGCCGGACCGGCCATGCACCGTGTCCTGCGGCTCCTCATCGGGTTGGTCGTCATCATCGGGCTTTGGGCGGGCCTTAGGGCGCTGTTCGCCGGCATCGAACCGGCCTTGGTGCTGCGTTTCGTCCGGTACGCCCTCGTCGGACTGTGGGGGGCGTTCGGGGCACCGTGGCTGTTCGTCCGGTTGAAGATTGCGCCTCAGAGCACGATGCCTGCCTGACGGTTTCTCACACGCCAGTAGTGGCGCACATAGGGGGGACGCCGATCCGGCGTGTCCGGAATCCGCTCGGTCCACGCGGCGAGCAGGTCGTGGGCTTGGGCGAACGCATTCTCCGGACTCGGGGGATCCTCGAGCCATCGGCGCTCGATGTCGTCTCGTTCGGAGTCGAACAGCGGGAGGAGTCGGCTCGGGTCGCGCAGCACTCTGCGGTGGAGGGGCTCGTGCGCCCACCAGAGGGTTCGGGGATCGTAGGCGGCAGTGGGCTCGGGGCCGAGGTCGAGTGGCTGCAGGACGTTCACGGGTTTGAAGAGGCCGGTGCAGGGGGCAGAGGTGCCGGTCACCCAGTGGTGAGATCCGACGGAGGTGAGTTCCGCGACCCAGGAGGCGACGGACTCCGATCCGGCTGCAAGCCCCCCTGCGTGCATGCATGGTGCGGCCATCGCACCGTTGAGGATCCCGTACCGGGGTTCGTCCCCGCCGTGATCGCGGAGCAGGGCCATCAGGTCCGCGGGTCCGGTCGCTGCGGCCGCCCTGGCCTGGGTGAGCGGCTGTCGAACCCTGCAGGCAGAGACCTTTGTCTTGAGCCGGTCGGAGTGCTGCTCGGCGAAGCCGGGAATCGTCAAACCGTTCGAGATGCTCCGCGCCCCATCGGTGACGCGTTCGACCTCCCACAGCTTGCCGGCCGTCTCGAGCACGAAGGCTTCGCGGGGGTCGGCGACGAGAAAGCTGTTGTGGTACGTGAAACGCGGGTGCTCGAATCCGCAACCGCCGCCCTGACCGTGGCGTTCGAGGAGATCGGTGATGGTGTCGACGGCGGTCCTCGCGGAGTCGGCCCGCTCCAGGGCAAGACGGATCATGTCCATGCCGGTGAGGCCGGTTTTCGCGTAGGGCTGATCGGTGAAGACCGCCTCGTTGCCGATCGTCACGCCGTGTTCGTTCGCTCCGATCTCCGCGCCCCACATCCAGAAGGGTCGAGAGAGCAGCACGGCGTTGGTTTCCGGCACCTGTGGGATCTCGATGTGCGTGCAGCGCACCGTTGCGCCGGCCGGGTAGGTTCGCCGTGGCTGCCAATCGAGGAGCTGGGCCTCGTTGGGGTCCCGATCCGAGTTCTTCGCGAAGAGCACCCGGTCCGGTTGGACGATGACGACCGTGTCGCACATGGATCCGAGCCTATCTCTTTCTCGTCAATGGCGCCGTCGCTATTCGACGCTGCCATTGACAGGAACAAGGGGTTGTGTTTCTCGTCAATGCCGCCGTCGCCATTCGACGCCAGCATTGACGAGAAACTCGATATCCTTGTGTTTGTGGAAATCCTGGGCATCGACATCGGCGGGTCGGGCATCAAGGGTGCTCCCGTCGACATCGCGCGGGGAGCACTGACCCGTGAGCGATACAAGATCCTGACGCCTCGACCCGCCACTCCCGAGGCGGTCGCCGGGGTCGTCGCGGAACTCGTGGCCCATTTCGAATGGCAAGGCCCGATCGGCTGTACGTTTCCCGCCGTTGTGCGCCGCGGCGTCATCTACACGGCCGCGAATGTGGATCAGTCGTGGGTCGGTGTGGACGGCGAAGCGCTGTTCAAAGGGGCGACGGGGCTGTCGGTGAAGCTCCTCAATGATGCGGATGCGGCCGGAGTTGCCGAGATGCGGTTCGGCGCCGGCAAAGGATGCGACGGCGTCGTCGTGTTGCTGACGTTCGGGACCGGTATCGGGAGCGGCATGTTCATCGACGGTCGGCTGATGCCGAACACCGAACTCGGACACCTGGAGTTCCGGGGCGACGATGCCGAACACTACGCCGCAGCCCGGATTCGCAAGGAGGAGAAGCTGAGTTGGCACGAGTGGGGGAGGAGAGTCGATCGTCTTCTCGATTATCTCGACTTGCTGTTCTCTCCCGACCTCATCATCGTGGGCGGCGGGGTGAGTCGCCGGTTCGAGCGTTTCTCCGAAGCGCTCTCAGTGAGAACCAAGGTCGTTCCGGCCCTTCTCCAGAATGAGGCGGGCATCATCGGGGCTGCGCTGGCTGCTTCCTGATCCCCGACTACCGGCCTTCACGCCATTCTGTCGGGCAAACACTGGCCGTGAGTTTTTTCGTTGTATTGGCGACACGATGGAGCCTGCGTGTGGGATGATGCAGCGAGTCTCGGAGGAGGGATTTCTATGACCAGCGATGGTGCAGAAGGAACTGTGAGCGAAACGATGATAAATCGAGTCGTTCGTGCCGTGAAGCTTGATCCGACTTTGTACAGAGAGGTGTCCAAAGACGGAACCAAGACGACCGAAGCGATGATCGTCGTCGCCATTGCCGTCCTCATCGGGGGACTCGGCCCGATCATCGGTCCTGGCCACTTCAGAATCGGTGGCTGGATCCTGATGGCGATTCTTGCTCCGACGCTCTTCCTGGCAATCGGCACGGGTGTGTTGTGGCTCGTCGGAAAGCTGTTCAGCGGCAAGGCGGAGTTCATCGAGATGTTCCGTCCGCTCGGCTACGCGTATGCGCCTTACGCTCTCGGGATCATCCCGTTCATCGGCGGCATCGTCGGAGGGATTTGGTCGATTGTCTGCGCTGTCATCGCCGTGCGTGAGTCGGAGGAGGTCTCGACCGGTGCATCCGTTGCCATCGTGTTGATCCCGGCGGCGATTCTCTTCATTCTGATGTTGATCGCCGGTACCGTCATCGGCCTGAC from Actinomycetota bacterium includes the following:
- a CDS encoding peptidase U34, whose amino-acid sequence is MCDTVVIVQPDRVLFAKNSDRDPNEAQLLDWQPRRTYPAGATVRCTHIEIPQVPETNAVLLSRPFWMWGAEIGANEHGVTIGNEAVFTDQPYAKTGLTGMDMIRLALERADSARTAVDTITDLLERHGQGGGCGFEHPRFTYHNSFLVADPREAFVLETAGKLWEVERVTDGARSISNGLTIPGFAEQHSDRLKTKVSACRVRQPLTQARAAAATGPADLMALLRDHGGDEPRYGILNGAMAAPCMHAGGLAAGSESVASWVAELTSVGSHHWVTGTSAPCTGLFKPVNVLQPLDLGPEPTAAYDPRTLWWAHEPLHRRVLRDPSRLLPLFDSERDDIERRWLEDPPSPENAFAQAHDLLAAWTERIPDTPDRRPPYVRHYWRVRNRQAGIVL
- a CDS encoding phosphatase PAP2 family protein: MEAILRWGVDVVLWLQQASPSLDGLFKALTFLGSEEFYLVLLPLVYWSVDRVIGMRLIVLLLFSNLVNMAVKLLAAQPRPFTYDARVKAITHEASYGFPSGHTQNTVAVWGYLGSRVRAGWFWALAGLLMVGVPLSRIYLGVHFPTDVLGGYVIGAVVLWLFLRFWKPVERWFCDLALVWQLAITAFGPLALLALHVSESVMTGVGTMVGMGVGFVLERHWVRFETAGPAMHRVLRLLIGLVVIIGLWAGLRALFAGIEPALVLRFVRYALVGLWGAFGAPWLFVRLKIAPQSTMPA
- a CDS encoding TlpA family protein disulfide reductase, giving the protein MSKKAVKKPPPRKRRSRKTPILIGVAVLAVVALVALLTTVSGSGDANIKQTRSVKITGQALPLYQSGTADPAVGMPAPEITGATFDGTPLSITNDGTPKAIILLAHWCPHCQTEVEELTPYIKANGIPEGVEVFSISTSVNAAKPNYPPSKWLADWPVPTIADNSNSSSARAFGLSGFPFVVFVGADGKVVGRNEGDMPPETLYKILEQLAGR
- a CDS encoding ROK family protein; the protein is MEILGIDIGGSGIKGAPVDIARGALTRERYKILTPRPATPEAVAGVVAELVAHFEWQGPIGCTFPAVVRRGVIYTAANVDQSWVGVDGEALFKGATGLSVKLLNDADAAGVAEMRFGAGKGCDGVVVLLTFGTGIGSGMFIDGRLMPNTELGHLEFRGDDAEHYAAARIRKEEKLSWHEWGRRVDRLLDYLDLLFSPDLIIVGGGVSRRFERFSEALSVRTKVVPALLQNEAGIIGAALAAS
- a CDS encoding disulfide bond formation protein B — protein: MNPAFVNRFFGLITLLIIVVDIGLVVLLLGRRRSALLQSASDRLDDLFGGSTLWIASAIALGATVGSLFYSEVIGFNPCHLCWYQRIVWYPLVVVLPIAAHRKDTRISTYTLPVVAIGWGIAAYQYTLQNFPSLDTGVCNPDAPCTLRWVWELGFISIPMMSLAGLTLVGLLLLWARTSTRQEHE
- a CDS encoding M1 family metallopeptidase; the protein is MDPYRLPKIAFPSRYDIALRPDLDAATFSGTETIRVTVNEPTDEIILNAVEIEIEEATLGDRSLSTSYESETERIRLSDGAQIPPGEHTLSLRFSGILNDKLHGFYRSTFTDADGRDHVIATTQFEATDARRAFPCWDEPEYKAVFGITLVVPEGLLAVSNGAEIGRTKLDDGTIRVLFSDTPRMSTYLVAFVVGPFTATEPVDAGGVPLRVIHQAGQEQLAEFAVEAGAHYLQWLADYYDIPYQGHKMDLIAIPDFAFGAMENLGAVTFRESTLLVDLETASHAEIRRVSEVIAHELAHMWFGDYVTMKWWNGVWLNEAFATFMEMIAQDAWKPEWKTWLSFAPLRSRSMITDALQATRPVEFPVVAPHEADEMFDVLTYMKGSSLVRMLQQFLGEEVFRKGIKAYLDTHAFANTETSDLWAALEQASGQPVGSVMKSWIFAGGYPQVDIGLDDGSIVARQHRFRYRPSGDDDLWQIPLTLAYGAGDVVHRTDVVFDTPEIRIDVEHPVDWVLANAGGHGYYRSRYSPDLLERLLDRLDRLSALDRYGLVDDAWACVIAGQTDIATYLDLLTRFGNETEYAVWTAIVGSIDQIHHTFDSSPAFERYVRDLLTPALERLGWDPRPNEDSQTSRLRGLLISALGRYGHDSRVRARAVELLPAVLDHALDPEVTRAVITVTADAGLADYETFLSEYEHAQTPQDENRYLHALPLFPDTDLAERTFAMALDGRIRTQDAPFVVEQLLANRTAGRVAWDLYTRHWEEQVRAFPPSLLKRTLGTLWTLSNRADEVHAFFDRRTVHHAEKAVAQELERLDAMAAFRDRAGGRLAAYLAE